One window from the genome of Natator depressus isolate rNatDep1 chromosome 27, rNatDep2.hap1, whole genome shotgun sequence encodes:
- the GJC1 gene encoding gap junction gamma-1 protein — MSWSFLTRLLEEIHNHSTFVGKIWLTVLIVFRIVLTAVGGESIYYDEQSKFVCNTEQPGCENVCYDAFAPLSHVRFWVFQIILVATPSVMYLGYAIHKIARMVEHNEPDKRTRSKTFSMRWKQHRGLEETEDDHEEDPMMYPEIELESERENKQQPALTKAKHDGRRRIREDGLMKIYVLQLLSRTMFEVGFLVGQYFLYGFEVSPTFICSRKPCPHKIDCFISRPTEKTIFLLIMYGVSCLCLLLNVWEMLHLGFGTIRDTLNNKRKELEDSGTYNYPFTWNTPSAPPGYNIAVKPDQIQYTELSNAKMAYKQNKANIAQEQQYGSNEENIPADLENLQREIKVAQERLDLAIQAYNNQTNPSSSREKKSRAGSNKSSASSKSGDGKTSVWI, encoded by the coding sequence ATGAGTTGGAGTTTCTTGACCCGTCTGTTAGAGGAAATCCACAATCATTCAACATTTGTTGGCAAAATCTGGCTGACGGTTTTGATTGTCTTTCGGATTGTCCTTACTGCTGTGGGAGGGGAATCCATCTATTATGATGAACAAAGCAAGTTTGTGTGCAACACGGAACAACCAGGATGCGAAAATGTTTGCTATGATGCTTTTGCTCCTCTTTCACATGTGAGATTTTGGGTGTTTCAGATCATTCTTGTAGCCACTCCATCTGTAATGTATTTAGGCTATGCCATTCATAAAATTGCCAGAATGGTGGAACATAACGAACCTGACAAAAGAACCAGGAGCAAAACCTTTTCAATGCGCTGGAAACAACACCGTGgtttggaggagacagaggatgaCCACGAAGAAGATCCAATGATGTACCCAGAAATAGAGCTAGAAAGTGAGCGGGAGaacaagcagcagccagccctcaCTAAAGCTAAACATGATGGTAGGCGGCGAATTCGAGAGGATGGGCTCATGAAAATCTatgtgctgcagctgctgtctAGGACTATGTTCGAAGTTGGCTTTCTTGTTGGTCAATATTTTTTGTATGGGTTCGAAGTCAGCCCCACATTTATATGTAGCAGGAAACCATGCCCACACAAGATAGATTGTTTCATTTCAAGGCCTACTGAAAAGACCATTTTCCTTTTAATAATGTATGGCGTAAGCTGCCTGTGTTTACTTTTGAATGTCTGGGAGATGCTCCATTTGGGATTCGGTACAATCCGAGACAcattaaacaataaaagaaaagagCTGGAAGACTCTGGTACCTATAACTACCCTTTTACTTGGAATACTCCATCTGCTCCTCCTGGCTATAACATTGCAGTCAAGCCAGATCAAATCCAATATACTGAATTGTCCAATGCCAAAATGGCCTACAAGCAAAACAAAGCTAATATAGCTCAGGAACAGCAGTATGGGAGCAACGAAGAAAACATTCCAGCCGACCTAGAAAATCTGCAGAGGGAGATTAAAGTGGCTCAGGAACGTCTGGACCTTGCAATCCAGGCATATAATAACCAAACGAATCCCAGCAGTTCCAGAGAGAAGAAATCCAGAGCAGGCTCAAACAAAAGTAGTGCCAGTAGCAAATCTGGAGATGGAAAGACCTCTGTCTGGATTTAA